The Methanomassiliicoccales archaeon genome has a segment encoding these proteins:
- the purD gene encoding phosphoribosylamine--glycine ligase has protein sequence MRTKVLVVGGGGREHAIVEALLRDDAVVYSAMKNMNPGIARAAVETRLLKETDVPKVTEFAVSTGVELAVIGPEAPLEVALVDSLVSKGIGCVGPTRAAARLETSKRFSRRLLKKHRVPGNVEFGTFQDLESARTFVNDFPGELVVKPEGLTGGKGVKVEGEHLKGKEEVLDYVREVLDHRIGGAGVVLEERLVGEEFTLQAFCDGRTVRGMPLVQDHKRAYDGDVGPNTGGMGSYTNADHLLPFVSEQDRKAAEDIVQRTVTAIREEGAPYRGVLYGQFMLTKDGPKVIEFNARFGDPEAMNVLTLMDNGFLDVCQAVADGRLGANVPFQRKATVCKYVVPAGYGTEPKVGVPVTVDEKGITKAGATLYYAAVDQKDGKILTTSSRSLGMVGVADTIEEAEAICEAGLAHVQGDVFVRHDIGKRELVRKRVEHMRQVRG, from the coding sequence ATGAGGACCAAGGTGCTGGTGGTGGGCGGCGGGGGCCGGGAGCACGCCATCGTCGAAGCGTTGCTGAGGGACGATGCCGTCGTATATTCGGCCATGAAGAACATGAACCCGGGCATCGCCCGCGCCGCCGTGGAGACCCGGCTGCTCAAGGAGACGGACGTGCCCAAGGTCACGGAGTTCGCCGTGAGCACCGGCGTAGAGCTGGCGGTGATCGGTCCCGAGGCTCCGTTGGAGGTTGCTCTGGTCGACTCGCTGGTCAGCAAGGGCATCGGCTGCGTCGGTCCCACCCGGGCCGCGGCTCGGTTGGAGACGTCCAAGCGCTTTTCCCGCCGCCTGCTTAAGAAGCACCGAGTCCCCGGCAACGTGGAATTCGGGACGTTCCAGGACCTGGAGTCCGCCCGAACCTTCGTCAATGATTTTCCAGGCGAACTGGTGGTCAAGCCAGAGGGCCTCACCGGGGGCAAGGGGGTCAAGGTCGAGGGCGAGCATCTGAAAGGGAAGGAAGAGGTGCTCGATTATGTCAGGGAGGTCTTGGACCACCGCATCGGCGGCGCCGGGGTGGTTCTGGAGGAGCGCCTGGTAGGGGAAGAGTTCACCCTGCAGGCCTTCTGCGACGGACGTACGGTGCGGGGGATGCCTTTGGTACAAGACCACAAACGGGCCTACGACGGGGACGTCGGTCCGAACACCGGCGGGATGGGCTCGTATACCAACGCCGACCATCTGCTTCCGTTCGTAAGTGAACAGGACCGGAAGGCGGCCGAGGACATCGTGCAGCGTACTGTGACGGCCATCAGGGAGGAGGGCGCGCCCTACCGCGGCGTGCTTTACGGACAGTTCATGCTGACCAAGGACGGGCCGAAGGTCATCGAGTTCAACGCCCGCTTCGGTGACCCGGAGGCCATGAACGTGCTGACGCTCATGGATAACGGCTTTCTGGACGTCTGCCAGGCGGTGGCCGACGGGCGCCTCGGCGCGAACGTGCCGTTCCAGCGCAAGGCCACGGTCTGCAAGTACGTGGTCCCGGCCGGCTACGGCACGGAGCCCAAGGTCGGCGTGCCGGTCACCGTGGACGAGAAGGGGATCACTAAAGCCGGGGCTACCCTCTATTATGCGGCGGTGGACCAGAAGGACGGTAAAATTCTAACGACCTCCTCCAGGTCCCTGGGCATGGTCGGCGTGGCCGACACCATCGAGGAGGCCGAGGCCATCTGCGAGGCCGGGCTCGCTCACGTCCAGGGAGACGTCTTCGTGCGCCACGACATAGGGAAGAGGGAGCTGGTGCGCAAGCGGGTGGAGCACATGCGCCAGGTCCGGGGCTGA
- the hypB gene encoding hydrogenase nickel incorporation protein HypB yields MHKITHISMETDVLAENRHLAEHNLQKLRSSGIRSVDVMGTTGAGKTALIIKLARVLMDRGLRVAAIAGDVTGQDDYDRFQAAGVKAYNLNTGKECHLDAHLLDHALDDIDLSGIDFLFVENVGNLVCPADFPLGTDQRMVVISVTEGDDMVRKHPMIFQGADVAVINKMDLAAYMEIDVERVKADYRKLSGGKELLPVSVRTGEGLEDLVDRVLS; encoded by the coding sequence GTGCACAAGATCACTCACATTAGCATGGAGACGGACGTGCTGGCTGAGAACAGGCACTTGGCCGAGCACAACCTGCAGAAGCTTCGTTCCTCCGGCATCAGGTCGGTGGACGTCATGGGCACCACCGGAGCGGGAAAGACCGCCCTGATCATTAAACTGGCCCGGGTGCTCATGGATCGGGGGCTGCGCGTGGCCGCCATCGCCGGCGACGTCACCGGGCAGGATGACTACGACCGCTTCCAGGCCGCAGGTGTGAAAGCCTACAATCTTAACACCGGCAAGGAGTGCCACTTGGACGCTCACCTTCTGGACCACGCCTTGGACGACATCGACCTTAGCGGGATTGACTTCCTATTCGTGGAGAACGTTGGGAACCTCGTGTGCCCGGCGGATTTTCCCCTGGGCACCGACCAGCGCATGGTGGTCATATCGGTCACCGAGGGCGACGACATGGTGCGCAAGCACCCTATGATATTCCAGGGGGCGGACGTCGCGGTAATAAACAAGATGGACCTGGCCGCCTACATGGAGATCGACGTGGAACGGGTCAAGGCCGACTACCGCAAGCTTTCCGGGGGTAAGGAGCTCCTGCCGGTCAGCGTGCGCACCGGCGAGGGCTTGGAAGACCTGGTGGACCGTGTTCTAAGCTGA
- a CDS encoding carboxypeptidase regulatory-like domain-containing protein — MATKQEGSSLPTEKQRLASLSNFSQNLSNSWIGRNWQTVLVLAMLVFLALFVRSYFAYSTSVDNGYLVSGGSDSYYHMRVINHAVATGDHLVYDNMLNYPWGMRNPRPPLYDWSVAVFGMVLSTLTGLAITDAIGLSLVFSTAVWGALTVIPVYMLGKAAFGKKAGMLGAFIFALMAGHIERTVLSNADHDAMVLFFVVFAFYFLLRSLQSVNGSQWVTSWKERKAIGSGLKGYLGTNQASLIYAALGGMSMAAVALIWTGYTYLLIIIFVYFIVQLLVDRFRNADSMGVLFTIIAFFGTAFLVMAPTYVSLNLVNTWFDTPVFLFIVAVVGGLMFVVTRDYPWTLVLPVLAAITVATLAVLSVLSPSLFESIITGQGYLVKSKLYSTISEAQAPNFSTLAMSFGMVTFWLSLIGIFWAAIKIPKNISPYFIFVVVWVGVSIYMASSAARFVFNASPAFAISAGWVLGMIIERLKFDEMIRSLRADHGGFFKTIRQSVKLKHVLGALFIVMMILVPNVWYALDASIPSNTKTGYDMQIYTAIPDFMKPSDYDTKNGTYWYLGAFTYGMTETNEYWPVAWKWFSEQDSNITTAVDRPAFLSWWDYGFEAIEEGAHPSVADNFQNGYAFAGSFLMCQTEDGAIALLIVRCVEGYISSHDTSTYDQIISTMQSYGVNTERFVDIINHPANYKEEILANPSVYGEYDSDLSDNNAMYAATRVELCNLDQETLVLLYNDVREITGNDIGYISVDSRLFPFSATSSNIFYAPAKLADQRLDDSGYPYDYYTIYAVDYYGNKIALNNVTSSDYIVNYEIDYTEAFYNTMLYRTFMGYGPSDVGQTEQGIPGISGSLKSDSSMQGWNMTNFRMVYRTAYYNPFPSEDVANHTDAWRAVSYEEAIKLYYQIYYGEITGTVDLSSSSLYSGVVFLQYYDGAIIQGTAVSETGEPMSDLWVTVYDEYGIPHQVVKTDENGHYNLIAPFGQTTVVFSYGDLDATQLVGTELYSTTITITYDQAMRVETDANKDGQLDYLIDLDAVITAATLDGQVYLDVDGNGKYSATTDQVLVGATVTFENETAGYSVETITTENGYELLGVTPMNGTISVEYNGHVFDEKTVTAVADDTVTTDLYVEPASITGVAYLSDGSVANGVNITLVDQISGGSSLVTTNASGGYSFENLLPGNYTIQAPDGSVVKNADLVLAEGDDLELDLVLYESMRLSGIVSSDGQAISNAMIGLTGDQGTVWVLSDSRGRYSAVIPKGNVTVYATATVGGTEVVYLAKVLATDNLTLNLQLGTAVILEGTVQYSGSAVSGATVQLRSVSTGAIFNAVTNSSSGFRAVLPSGLYFGYMYYLSRSYWGDINLNASVSSTFNLISSATISGTAWYDEDANGAVSSGEALANVRVTIKDSVGREVSVLTDSDGRYSFVMPTSKSYTLTAVKDGYETLYKSYSPLIVSMSTDLNMVATERQVSGSISETMSGMTVVFTADSDSAISKTTTTAADGSFYVDLSPGDYTVEVDQNVTAGDGSVRYQTLKPLDLTVSIGQDPEALSVEIVERYLVAGTVSPSGTVSMVFDGMDITSVSTTSAYSVYLQEGNYSLYVRVDNSSQRSAYLGRVLVSGPMTLDVAAETAYQTIISVSLGNSVRASVNVAVDLDGAYYNVSTSSTGRVTVVLAPGDYTAFVAHHTIGTINSVETYVVYKAQTNFTVANSLNSVAVTTTISLDNATVEGLTLSSGTAIAASIQFQATSEAAMDLTVDAPLGNYSVQLAPGNYSVYALSADSSKAFLGTLIIDQPGTYTYDMDLVKALRLSGVTFANDEGSSAELIATGEEAYAFSSDADGSYEVYLPAGTYALSAQTTTTEAGVAVTYLGQVDVVLEDVTTKGVTMEKVVSQSVDISWDSTQKATLSAGETAIYTIRVVNKGNVEDTFAITSSSTGWTIVLSETEVTVGYGSTNSQVITVQITPSSTVKVSHSSITIKATSTTNSSVYDSASIDAIIRPSYAASLAYVSAEDTDGSSYIYTVELTNDGNVKDTYTVTIGNQEALEALGWEAKLVNTTSLVDSLSLTVAADYIKEIQVSLVPIRENPSPSVSVQIVAVSSGDSSSITVMDMEPEFAGFSSLGGLTISGDGVSDSTPAPGDDTIILLGVMVTLMVLIFVISVQKGVFSRRKR; from the coding sequence ATGGCAACGAAACAGGAGGGGTCCAGTCTCCCCACTGAAAAGCAGCGCTTAGCCTCGTTGTCCAATTTCTCCCAGAATCTATCGAATTCTTGGATCGGAAGGAATTGGCAGACGGTGCTGGTGTTGGCAATGTTGGTCTTCCTGGCCTTGTTCGTCAGGAGCTACTTTGCCTACTCCACCTCCGTGGACAACGGCTACCTGGTCTCAGGTGGCTCTGACTCTTACTATCACATGAGGGTCATAAACCATGCGGTGGCAACTGGGGACCACCTGGTATACGACAACATGTTGAACTATCCCTGGGGGATGAGGAACCCCCGCCCGCCGCTGTACGACTGGTCAGTGGCGGTGTTCGGCATGGTCCTCAGCACCCTCACCGGCCTGGCCATCACCGACGCCATCGGGCTGTCCCTGGTGTTCTCCACCGCGGTATGGGGCGCGCTGACCGTCATTCCAGTATACATGCTGGGCAAGGCCGCCTTCGGAAAGAAGGCGGGCATGCTGGGCGCTTTCATCTTCGCCCTGATGGCCGGTCACATCGAACGAACCGTCCTGTCCAACGCCGACCACGACGCCATGGTGCTGTTCTTCGTGGTGTTCGCCTTCTATTTCCTGCTGCGCTCCCTGCAGTCGGTCAACGGAAGCCAATGGGTGACCAGCTGGAAGGAACGGAAGGCGATAGGCTCCGGGTTGAAGGGGTATCTGGGAACGAACCAGGCCTCCCTGATATACGCCGCCCTGGGCGGTATGAGCATGGCCGCCGTTGCTTTGATCTGGACCGGCTACACCTATCTGTTGATCATCATATTCGTCTACTTCATAGTGCAGCTCCTGGTGGACCGTTTCCGTAACGCGGACTCCATGGGCGTGCTTTTCACCATAATCGCCTTCTTCGGCACAGCGTTCCTGGTGATGGCGCCCACGTACGTCAGCTTGAACCTGGTGAACACCTGGTTCGACACCCCGGTTTTCCTTTTCATCGTGGCCGTCGTCGGAGGACTGATGTTCGTGGTCACCCGTGACTACCCTTGGACCCTAGTACTTCCGGTCTTAGCCGCGATAACCGTGGCCACCTTGGCAGTGCTATCGGTGCTGTCCCCCTCGCTCTTCGAGTCCATAATTACCGGTCAGGGTTACCTGGTGAAGAGCAAACTTTACAGCACAATATCCGAGGCCCAGGCCCCGAACTTCTCCACCCTGGCCATGTCCTTCGGAATGGTCACGTTCTGGCTGTCCTTGATAGGCATATTCTGGGCTGCGATCAAGATCCCCAAGAACATCAGCCCATACTTCATATTCGTGGTCGTCTGGGTAGGCGTATCCATCTATATGGCCTCCTCAGCGGCCAGGTTCGTGTTCAACGCCTCCCCGGCCTTCGCTATCTCGGCTGGCTGGGTGCTGGGAATGATCATCGAGCGTCTGAAGTTCGACGAGATGATCCGCAGCCTGCGCGCCGACCATGGCGGGTTCTTCAAGACCATCCGCCAGTCCGTGAAGCTAAAGCACGTACTAGGCGCGCTGTTCATCGTCATGATGATACTAGTGCCCAATGTCTGGTACGCCCTGGACGCCAGCATACCGTCCAACACCAAGACCGGCTACGACATGCAGATCTATACGGCCATACCGGACTTCATGAAACCTTCGGACTATGACACCAAGAACGGCACCTACTGGTACCTGGGGGCGTTCACCTACGGCATGACCGAGACCAATGAATATTGGCCGGTGGCCTGGAAATGGTTCTCGGAGCAAGATTCTAACATAACCACGGCCGTAGACCGTCCAGCCTTCCTGTCATGGTGGGACTACGGGTTCGAGGCCATCGAGGAAGGGGCGCACCCATCGGTGGCCGACAACTTCCAGAACGGCTACGCCTTCGCCGGCAGCTTCCTCATGTGCCAGACCGAGGACGGGGCCATAGCCCTGCTCATCGTCCGCTGTGTGGAGGGCTATATCAGCTCCCATGATACATCGACCTATGATCAAATCATCAGCACCATGCAATCCTATGGTGTGAATACGGAAAGGTTCGTTGACATAATCAACCACCCGGCCAACTATAAGGAGGAGATACTGGCCAACCCGAGCGTCTACGGAGAGTACGACTCCGACCTGAGCGACAACAATGCCATGTACGCCGCAACTCGGGTGGAGCTGTGCAACCTGGACCAGGAAACGCTGGTCCTGCTCTACAATGACGTGCGCGAGATAACCGGCAACGATATTGGATATATATCCGTGGACAGCCGCCTGTTCCCCTTCTCGGCCACATCGTCCAACATCTTCTACGCCCCGGCCAAGCTGGCCGACCAACGCCTGGACGATAGCGGTTACCCCTACGACTATTACACCATCTACGCCGTGGACTACTACGGCAACAAGATTGCCTTAAATAATGTGACCTCGAGCGATTACATCGTGAACTACGAGATCGATTACACCGAGGCCTTCTACAACACCATGCTGTACCGCACCTTCATGGGCTATGGCCCCTCGGACGTGGGGCAGACGGAACAGGGCATACCGGGCATATCCGGGAGCCTGAAGAGCGACTCCTCCATGCAGGGCTGGAACATGACCAACTTCCGTATGGTCTACCGCACCGCTTATTACAATCCATTCCCCAGCGAGGACGTGGCCAACCACACCGACGCCTGGAGGGCAGTATCCTACGAAGAGGCCATAAAGCTGTACTACCAGATCTATTACGGCGAGATAACCGGAACCGTGGACCTGTCATCCTCCAGCCTCTACTCCGGAGTAGTGTTCCTGCAGTACTACGACGGCGCCATAATCCAAGGAACGGCCGTCTCCGAGACAGGAGAGCCCATGTCCGACCTGTGGGTCACGGTGTACGACGAGTACGGCATACCGCACCAGGTGGTCAAGACCGACGAGAACGGACATTACAATTTGATCGCCCCCTTCGGACAGACCACCGTGGTCTTCTCCTACGGGGACCTGGACGCCACCCAGCTGGTGGGCACCGAGCTCTATTCGACCACCATCACCATAACCTACGACCAGGCCATGCGCGTGGAGACCGACGCCAACAAGGACGGACAGCTCGATTACCTGATCGACCTGGACGCGGTCATCACCGCCGCCACGCTGGACGGCCAGGTCTACCTGGACGTTGATGGTAACGGTAAGTACAGCGCAACCACCGACCAGGTACTGGTCGGCGCCACCGTGACCTTCGAGAACGAGACCGCTGGTTACAGCGTAGAAACGATCACCACCGAGAATGGCTACGAGCTGCTGGGCGTGACGCCCATGAACGGCACCATCAGCGTAGAGTACAATGGTCACGTGTTCGATGAGAAAACGGTGACCGCGGTAGCGGACGACACTGTCACCACCGACCTGTACGTCGAGCCAGCGAGCATCACCGGTGTGGCCTACCTGAGCGACGGCTCGGTGGCCAACGGGGTCAACATAACCCTGGTGGACCAGATCAGCGGCGGCTCATCGCTGGTCACCACCAACGCCAGCGGCGGTTACTCCTTCGAGAACCTGCTGCCCGGCAACTACACCATCCAGGCGCCGGACGGCTCCGTGGTGAAAAACGCCGACCTGGTGCTGGCGGAGGGCGATGACCTTGAGCTGGACCTCGTTCTATACGAATCAATGCGCCTATCCGGCATCGTTAGCAGCGACGGGCAGGCCATCTCCAACGCCATGATCGGCCTCACCGGGGACCAAGGCACGGTCTGGGTCCTGAGCGACTCCCGCGGCCGGTACTCGGCCGTCATCCCTAAGGGCAACGTGACCGTGTACGCCACGGCCACCGTCGGAGGGACGGAGGTCGTGTATCTGGCAAAGGTGCTGGCCACCGACAACCTGACCCTCAACCTGCAGCTGGGAACGGCAGTGATCCTGGAAGGAACGGTCCAATATAGCGGTTCCGCCGTCTCCGGGGCCACGGTGCAATTGAGGTCCGTATCCACCGGGGCGATTTTCAACGCCGTCACCAATTCCAGCAGCGGCTTCCGGGCCGTGCTGCCCAGCGGCCTGTACTTCGGCTACATGTACTATCTGTCCCGGTCCTACTGGGGAGACATCAACTTGAACGCCTCGGTCTCATCCACCTTCAACCTGATCTCCTCGGCCACCATATCCGGCACTGCCTGGTATGACGAGGACGCCAACGGGGCGGTCTCGTCTGGCGAGGCCCTGGCCAACGTAAGGGTCACCATCAAGGACAGCGTAGGACGCGAGGTATCGGTGCTCACCGATTCCGACGGCAGGTATTCGTTCGTGATGCCTACCAGCAAGAGCTACACCTTGACCGCGGTCAAGGACGGATACGAGACGCTATACAAGAGCTACAGCCCGCTGATCGTCAGCATGTCCACCGACCTGAACATGGTGGCCACGGAAAGGCAGGTCAGTGGCAGCATCTCCGAGACCATGTCCGGCATGACGGTGGTGTTCACCGCCGACAGCGATTCCGCTATCAGCAAGACCACCACGACCGCGGCCGACGGCAGCTTCTATGTCGATCTGTCGCCAGGTGACTATACCGTCGAGGTGGACCAGAACGTCACCGCCGGCGACGGCTCGGTAAGGTATCAGACCTTGAAACCTCTAGACCTGACGGTCTCCATCGGCCAGGACCCCGAGGCCTTGAGCGTCGAGATCGTGGAGAGGTACCTGGTCGCCGGGACGGTCAGCCCTAGCGGCACGGTCAGCATGGTGTTCGACGGCATGGACATCACTTCCGTCTCGACCACCAGCGCCTATTCCGTCTACCTGCAGGAGGGCAACTACTCGCTCTACGTCCGGGTGGACAACTCCAGCCAGCGTTCGGCCTACCTGGGCCGCGTGCTGGTCAGCGGCCCGATGACCCTGGACGTGGCGGCGGAGACCGCCTACCAGACCATCATCAGCGTCAGCTTGGGGAACAGCGTCAGGGCCAGCGTGAACGTGGCCGTCGATCTGGACGGGGCATACTACAACGTCAGCACCTCCAGCACTGGCAGGGTCACCGTGGTCCTAGCGCCAGGTGATTACACGGCCTTCGTCGCGCACCACACCATCGGCACCATCAACAGCGTGGAAACGTACGTGGTGTACAAGGCCCAGACCAATTTCACCGTGGCCAATTCCTTGAATTCGGTGGCCGTGACGACCACCATCTCCCTGGACAACGCCACGGTCGAAGGGCTGACGCTCAGCTCTGGAACGGCCATCGCCGCCTCCATCCAGTTCCAGGCCACCTCCGAGGCGGCCATGGACCTGACCGTGGACGCGCCGCTCGGCAATTACTCGGTGCAGCTAGCCCCGGGCAACTACAGCGTCTACGCCCTGAGCGCGGACAGCAGCAAGGCCTTCCTGGGAACGCTCATCATCGACCAGCCTGGAACGTACACCTACGACATGGACCTGGTCAAGGCGTTGCGCCTGTCGGGGGTGACCTTCGCCAACGATGAAGGAAGCAGCGCCGAGCTGATCGCCACTGGCGAAGAAGCTTACGCCTTCAGCAGCGATGCCGACGGCAGCTACGAGGTGTACCTCCCGGCTGGAACCTATGCCTTGTCGGCGCAGACCACGACGACCGAGGCCGGAGTGGCGGTCACTTACCTCGGCCAGGTGGATGTCGTCCTTGAGGACGTCACCACTAAAGGGGTAACCATGGAGAAGGTGGTCTCCCAGAGCGTCGATATATCCTGGGACAGCACCCAGAAGGCCACCCTCAGTGCCGGAGAGACCGCCATATACACCATCAGGGTGGTCAACAAGGGCAACGTGGAGGACACCTTCGCCATCACCTCTTCCAGCACCGGCTGGACCATAGTGCTGTCGGAGACCGAGGTCACCGTCGGCTACGGGTCGACCAACAGCCAAGTGATCACCGTTCAGATCACCCCGTCCAGCACCGTCAAGGTGAGCCACAGCTCGATAACCATCAAGGCCACCTCGACCACCAACTCGTCCGTTTACGACTCCGCGAGCATCGACGCCATCATCCGACCCTCCTACGCCGCCTCACTGGCGTACGTCAGTGCGGAGGACACCGATGGCAGCTCCTATATCTACACCGTAGAGCTGACCAACGACGGCAACGTCAAGGACACTTACACCGTGACCATCGGCAACCAGGAGGCCCTGGAGGCCCTGGGTTGGGAGGCCAAGCTGGTGAACACAACTAGCCTGGTGGACTCGCTGTCGTTGACCGTGGCGGCCGACTATATCAAGGAGATCCAGGTATCCCTGGTACCCATCAGGGAGAACCCCAGCCCCTCGGTGAGCGTGCAGATCGTGGCCGTGTCGAGCGGGGACAGCTCTTCCATAACCGTCATGGACATGGAACCGGAGTTCGCCGGGTTCAGCTCTCTCGGAGGCCTGACCATCAGCGGCGACGGCGTCTCGGACAGCACGCCGGCGCCGGGCGATGATACTATCATCCTGTTAGGGGTGATGGTGACGCTCATGGTGCTGATCTTCGTCATCAGCGTGCAGAAGGGGGTGTTCTCACGAAGAAAGCGCTGA